In the genome of Acaryochloris thomasi RCC1774, one region contains:
- a CDS encoding tetratricopeptide repeat protein: MISLKRLMHVAPAALFLCVWQPSLSVLAQQSDTSFLQQAQTAIEEGRYTDAETMLQQAIAQRPDSAEAYYYLGLSLHQQFRLREAILAYRNAIRISPKYDLPYINLGLAWIEGRRLDEASKVFRQVLTLPDREESPASNHTLAHYNLAIIFKREDNPEAALKEVQAALDITPDFESAQELLQELQSPDRSKGD; encoded by the coding sequence CCTGCAGCTCTGTTTCTCTGTGTTTGGCAACCAAGTCTCTCGGTGCTGGCCCAACAGAGTGATACTTCCTTTCTGCAGCAGGCTCAGACTGCCATTGAGGAAGGACGCTACACCGATGCAGAGACAATGTTGCAGCAAGCGATCGCCCAACGCCCTGATTCGGCAGAAGCCTACTATTACCTGGGACTGAGCCTTCATCAACAGTTCCGCCTCAGAGAAGCGATTTTAGCCTACCGAAATGCGATTCGGATTAGCCCTAAATATGACTTGCCCTATATCAACTTAGGTCTAGCCTGGATTGAGGGGCGGCGGTTAGACGAAGCCAGCAAGGTTTTTCGTCAAGTTTTGACGCTCCCTGACCGAGAAGAATCTCCGGCAAGCAACCACACGCTGGCCCACTACAACCTCGCCATTATTTTCAAGCGCGAGGATAACCCGGAAGCAGCACTAAAGGAAGTCCAAGCGGCCTTGGACATCACACCGGACTTTGAATCAGCCCAAGAACTCCTTCAGGAGCTGCAGTCACCTGACCGCTCAAAAGGTGACTAG